In Vitis vinifera cultivar Pinot Noir 40024 chromosome 17, ASM3070453v1, one genomic interval encodes:
- the LOC100241554 gene encoding protein NOI4 → MASQDRGRPLPKFGEWDVNNPASAEGFTVIFNKARDEKKTNAAGNVASPRRNGNGYKQNEDYHYSPKRKWFCCG, encoded by the exons ATGGCATCG CAGGACAGAGGTCGGCCATTGCCTAAATTTGGCGAGTGGGATGTGAACAACCCTGCCTCCGCTGAGGGATTTACAGTAATATTTAACAAGGCTAGAGATGAGAAGAAGACTAATGCTGCTGGGAACGTTGCATCACCACGAAGAAATGGTAATGGATATAAGCAAAATGAGGATTATCATTATTCCCCAAAG AGGAAGTGGTTTTGCTGTGGTTGA